tcacactccgCACATATAAATGACTTCACaccagtgtggattctctggtgtattgtgaggtttaccttctgactgaaacttttattacactcagtgcagtgaaagggtttcattttCTCTGGTGTATTTAGAGGTtgcccttctgactgaagcttttattacactcagaacagttaaagggtttcattctGTGTGGACTCTCTGGTGTCGTATGAGGGTTGACTTGTGACTGAAGCATTTATTACACTccgtgcagtgaaagggtttcattcctgtgtggattctctggtggaatATGAGGCTTGACTtatgcctgaagcttttattacactcagtgcagtgaaagggtttcattcctgtgtggactctctggtgttttgtgagggttgacttctgactgaagcttttattacactcagtgcagtgaaagggtttcattcctgtgtgggttCTCTGGTGTATTATGAGGGCTGCCTTCCGCTTGAatgttttattacactcagtgcagtgaaagggtttcagtcctgtgtggattctctggtgtgttttgaggttttccttccgactgaagcttttattacactcagtgcagtgaaagggtttcattcctgtgtggactctctggtgttttgtgagggttgacttctgactgaagcttttattacactcagtgcagtgaaagagtttcattcctgtgtggacacTCTGGTGTCGTATGACGGTTGACTTGTGACTGAAGCATTTATTACACTCCGTGCAGTTAAAGAgattcattcctgtgtggattctctggtggaatATGAGGCTTgacttctgcctgaagcttttattacactcagtgcagtgaaagggtttcagtcctgtgtggattctctggtgtgttttGAGGTTTTCCTtccaactgaagcttttattacactcagtgcagtgaaagggtttcattcctgtgtggactctctggtgttttgtgagggttgacttctgactgaagcttttattacactcagtgcagtgaaagggtttcagtcctgtgtggcttctctggtgtattgtgagttgTACCTTCTGACAGAAGCTCtcattacactcagtgcagtgaaagggtttcattcctgtgtggacacTCTGGTGTCGTATGAGGGTTGACTTGTGACTGAAGTTTTTATTACAcgcagtgcagtgaaagggtttcagtcctgtgtggattctctggtgtgttttGAGGTTTTCCTtccaactgaagcttttattacactcagtgcagtgaaagggtttcattcctgtgtggactctctggtgttttgtgagggttgacttctgactgaagcttttattacactcagtgcagtgaaagggtttcattcctgtgtgggttCTCTGGTGTATTATGAGGGCTGCCTTCCCCTTGAatgttttattacactcagtgcagtgaaagggtttcagtcctgtgtggattctctggtgtgttttGAGGTTTTCCTtccaactgaagcttttattacactcagtgcagtgaaagggtttcattcctgtgtggactctctggtgttttgtgagggttGACTTCCAACTGAAGCATTTATTACACTccgtgcagtgaaagggtttcagtcctgtgtggattctctggtgtgttttgaggttttccttccgactgaagcttttattacactcagtgcagtgaaagggtttcattcctgtgtggactctctggtgttttgtgagggttgacttctgactgaagcttttattacactcagtgcagtgaaagggtttcagtcctgtgtggattctctggtgttttgtgagttGTACCTTCTGACAGAAGCTCtcattacactcagtgcagtgaaagggtttcattcctgtgtggacacTCTGGTGTCGTATGAGGGTTGACTTGTGACTGAAGCATTTATTACACTccgtgcagtgaaagggtttcagtcctgtgtggattctctggtgtgttttgaggttttccttccgactgaagcttttattacactcagtgcagtgaaagggtttcattcctgtgtggactctctggtgttttgtgagggttGACTTCCAACTGAAGCATTTATTACACTccgtgcagtgaaagggtttcattcctgtgtggattctctggtggaatATGAGGCTTGACTtatgcctgaagcttttattacactcagtgcagtgaaagggtttcattcctgtgtggactctctggtgttttgtgagggctGCCTTCCGCTTGAatgttttattacactcagtgcagtgaaagggtttcagtcctgtgtggattttctggtgtatACTGAGGTTTCCCTTCTCAGTGAAACTTTTACCACAATCAGCACATAAGAATGGCTTCACACCcaagtggattctctggtgttttgtgaggcttgCCTTCCGACTGAATCTTTTATTACGCTCAGaacagttaaagggtttcattcctgtgtggacacTCTGGTGTCGTATGAGGGTTGACTTGTGACTGAagcatttattacactcagtgcagtgaaagggtttcattcctgtgtggatttgccaGAGCCTTCGGAGTGTttccttctcagtaaagcttctACCActagtggaacaggtaaatgatTTCACTCCCATGTGGATTATCTGGTGTGTCGTGAGGACAGGCATCTGACTAAAGCTATTAGACCcagtacagttaaatggtttcactcctgtgtggattctcttgtgcattgtgaggtttgttTTCCAACAAGTGCTTGAACCACTATCAGCACAAGTATACAATCTCTTGTTTTTCTGGTCTTTCAATAAGTTTGCCTTCCTGCAAAAGACTTTTTCAGTTTTAGTAGAAGCGATCAATTTCTCACCAGTTTGCACTTTATTATAATCTATGAAAGCATCTTCATGACTGAAACTTTTCATACATTCAGTACTGGAAACTAGTGTCTCTCCTGGGTAGAATTTTGCATTTCTGATTAAGTTTTCTTCTTGATTGAAGCTTTTGTCACAACCAGGATATGAAGCTAGTCTCTCATTAGTGttgtttttctggtattttgtaatattttctcTATTGGGAAagcttttcccatattctgtACTTGTATACACTCTAGTTTTATGAATAATTTCATGTTGCACTAGCTCTTTCTTCCTACTAAAACCTTTTCCACACTCAGAAGATGTAGAATATGTTTCTTTTATGCATGTTTTCTGTTGTCCTTGTGGTTCTCTCTTTTGACAGACGTTTTTCCCATAGTTCGTACATGTAGATGGTGTCTCTTCATTATCGGATCTAGGATGCGATTTCAGAATGAAATGATCGCTGAGGAATATCTCACATACATCACATAAACATCTTTGATCTCTCATCTGTATGATATTACTGGTACTGTGTTCACACGGAGCTGAGCCTTCTGgtgaatgtttttgtttatttacattttttcccttttttccccagtcagaacaggaaggagtctcctctttctctctttctgataacatcttttcCCTTTCAGGTttctcactgagcttccagtCATGTGTCTTTGTATTACTGCTTCTGGAATCATCtttttctataaataaataaatatataagagcATTGCAGATTATTGTAGGAGAACAGTTTAGTAATACAAAAAACCCTTCGTAAATctgcccctccccaaccccacaaTCAAGTTGATATATCTTTTTAGTAATATCTTTATTAGAATCACACAATGATAAGAACAATAATATCTGTAAGAAGAGATATAACATTATAGCGTGGTAATTTTTCAAGTTTcatccccccacacacattcaCTGCAAGGGATCAGACCGCACATGTTGTTTCTTCACAGCAGTTTGATCCGCAAATGATAGAGCAAAACCTTACCACCCTCCACCCCTTCCTAAAGTCCATACTTCAAGTTATAGGTTCTGCAAGTAGCTAAGAGCATGATGTGGCAACAATCCCACCCTGAGGACCAAATTTGTTGAAAAGACTTCCAGGCTCCAGGAGGCCACTGACTAGTGTCCAGTCTTCATTAGATCGACAAGTTCATTCCTCCAAGCAGCCTGTCTCCAACACATCAAAATATTCTTTCTGGATTAAAAAATAAGCCTTATGCAGCAGACAATTAGGGCCCGATCACAGACCCAAGGAAACAAAATTTCAAGAACTGAATGTCCACCCAGAGAGGCAGGCGTCTACCCAGTATTACTGAAAGATGCATCTGCACCCGCATCCAGAAATGTTTTATTAAGGATCAGGCCCAGAGCAGAAGCACTAATGTAGCCGGCTCAGCTGTAGAACTTGAGCATTCtgctgttgccactatttgagccAGAAAGGCCCGATCGAGGGAAATGTAACGTGTAGGACGCTTCAGGTGTTTCATGAGCAAACGCAGCTGATCACTCATAACTACTGAAGGCCCCGACTGGTTCTAAGATCAACAAGGCCGCCTCCACCCTTCCTACCCACAGAAGGATCCATTGCAATATTAAAGCCCCTCAGAACTAAAAGAGGGAAatgtagttctccgaggacaagcaggctgcttgttctcacatgtgggtcgacgtccacggcggccccaggaacggCAATTTTTCCAAAGCAAAAATCcagaaagttttgccagagcctacTGGCGCCCGGGGCACGTGAACGTCTTTCCGCCTGTCGCGCGAGAGTCCCCACTCAGTTCCATTTTTTCTGCAGTGAAGAGAGGCAGCGTTTTTGAAATCTCTCCTCTCAGCCCTTCACAGTTTTGGAGATTTACTCCATTTTTCTCTTTTAGTTACTTTTTATACggtttctttatttaaaaaaaaaagtcctttttagttttttctgcccttcttaagtttcctttcgcttccgCCGCGGCCCTCTTAGACCGTGCGTACGCGTGTTCTCCTTTTTGTGATCTTCTTTAAGGCACAATCGTAAACTTTGATCTCACTGccactatttttccgtccatgacattgaggactcccagcggcttcaaaaagtgtacttggtgcaaccggtcgatgcgtggtgtcttcagtgccttggacccgaccatcgcccagacgcatgtaagttgtgtgttAGTCTGAAAGGGCGGACACAGGCGTGGAGATAAGCTCTTCGAGACCTACTTTTTGGAGCTTCGACCAGTTCCTCCGCGTCGACAGcgacatcagtaccgaggtcgtcgtcgtcgatattGGCACCGGGGATGGCGTCGACTTtaggagcacaggtaatggctgtccagagaccaccaaatgctggtagcagtgaggcgtcgagtgggtctccacctgtctcgaagactcctgctgtgcaggccctctCGGACCGACCgctctcggacccgaccccgaggaggcgtgtggattccacattCTCCTCGTCGATACTGAGGCATATCGATAACGTGcattgagcgaaggcgaagaagcattgtcatcggtctccttccaagcacggtaccgggagctctggggcgccgAAGGATTCGGTACCCGTGAAGCGCTGACGTCGGGAGGAACACTCACCCTaaatacaagaggtgtcggtgcgtcggTCTTCGGGCAGTCCAGTACcgcctcctcaacctccacagattctgacactgATTCCTGCACCGACCCtgcagccttgctcgacagcgactctagacgagcgcatccgagccattcttccaggtcttctggaagggttgctgcgtcagtctgctccGGTACCAGGGGTACTTGTGCCCTCTgtaccgttgatggaagcggcagctggttCTATGCCTGTGGAGAGATCTCTGACgccggtgccgcctgcggcatcggctgtcacccaggtcgactccccgtcgacatcgttggagggagcttcatcgccaccgGCATAGGAGTCGACTTCTTGacaccgccatcgaggacatggttcctcggcgtcgacatgggcccggtttcggactgcagttgtggtcttccctctgatcctactccttcaccagaaagaaagctttctcccccggagtctttctttctcttcatttgtccagggaatgtctgtggctattaccttccctgtggtatctgaggatgagcccaggactgagatgctcgaggtccttgactatccttcgccacctaaggagtcatccacggttcctttgcataatgtgctcaaggagactcttatgcggaactggatgaaaccactaagtaatcccactattcccaagaaagctgagtcccaatatcggattcacggagaacctgagctgatgaagtcgcagttacctcatgactctatggttgtggattccgctctcaagagagccaggagttctagagactttgcctcagCGCCCCCCGGGAAgcgaatctagaaccctggactctgaCTCTGACCCCTGAaccctaacccctggtaagcctttcctcagctgagaggtgcccagctctaccaccggctgccttttaggtgctgtggaggacttgcagctcatctgcatatccttacagccttctccggggtgacacccaggtccactccgatccactcagggcctccgctctaggtgcccagcgctcccaccaggtgctgtggaggacttgcagcccttctgcatttcctcacagctgtatccggagtgactccagttccaccccgatcctcccagggccctcgctccaagtgcacagagtttccaggtgctttttggctaggatcaggcgaccctcagggggaggaatgctggcttcggcctaacccctggtaagcctttcctcagctgagaggtgcccagctctaccaccggctgcctttcaggtgctgtggaggacttgcagctcatctccatatccttacagccttctccggggagacacccaggtccactccgatccactcagggcctccgctctaggtgcggcacgcggggcatttttctctttacatctaatcttcttcccagttgctaaagtacctcagtcatttatggcccctattcacattctcttcctagccctgtcccttcctaatcttttccctcaccccctacctctctccgccacaggaactcactgcccatccatcgacttcatcacctcaccttccctcctaccctcttcctccctcttggcttttaatctccacctctttcttccgtccattttgccttccccattccacctaaatacctctcgccttcgacgccttcgtggccacacctctcctactctcctccactctcttttactccttctcttactctcagccggtgacatcaatcccaatcctggcccccctcaccaactattatcccaactctgcAGATCTCACCgcaacctctctaacctcatctctatttctctactccgcTCCTCTTCG
This genomic interval from Microcaecilia unicolor chromosome 1, aMicUni1.1, whole genome shotgun sequence contains the following:
- the LOC115460018 gene encoding gastrula zinc finger protein XlCGF26.1-like: MHKRIHTGVKPFNCTGSNSFSQMPVLTTHQIIHMGVKSFTCSTSGRSFTEKETLRRLWQIHTGMKPFHCTECNKCFSHKSTLIRHQSVHTGMKPFNCSERNKRFSRKASLTKHQRIHLGVKPFLCADCGKSFTEKGNLSIHQKIHTGLKPFHCTECNKTFKRKAALTKHQRVHTGMKPFHCTECNKSFRHKSSLIFHQRIHTGMKPFHCTECNKCFSWKSTLTKHQRVHTGMKPFHCTECNKSFSRKENLKTHQRIHTGLKPFHCTECNKCFSHKSTLIRHQSVHTGMKPFHCTECNESFCQKVQLTKHQRIHTGLKPFHCTECNKSFSQKSTLTKHQRVHTGMKPFHCTECNKSFSRKENLKTHQRIHTGLKPFHCTECNKCFSWKSTLTKHQRVHTGMKPFHCTECNKSFSWKENLKTHQRIHTGLKPFHCTECNKTFKGKAALIIHQRTHTGMKPFHCTECNKSFSQKSTLTKHQRVHTGMKPFHCTECNKSFSWKENLKTHQRIHTGLKPFHCTACNKNFSHKSTLIRHQSVHTGMKPFHCTECNESFCQKVQLTIHQRSHTGLKPFHCTECNKSFSQKSTLTKHQRVHTGMKPFHCTECNKSFSWKENLKTHQRIHTGLKPFHCTECNKSFRQKSSLIFHQRIHTGMNLFNCTECNKCFSHKR
- the LOC115474498 gene encoding gastrula zinc finger protein XlCGF7.1-like — encoded protein: MKENYETLMSLEKDDSRSSNTKTHDWKLSEKPEREKMLSEREKEETPSCSDWGKKGKNVNKQKHSPEGSAPCEHSTSNIIQMRDQRCLCDVCEIFLSDHFILKSHPRSDNEETPSTCTNYGKNVCQKREPQGQQKTCIKETYSTSSECGKGFSRKKELVQHEIIHKTRVYTSTEYGKSFPNRENITKYQKNNTNERLASYPGCDKSFNQEENLIRNAKFYPGETLVSSTECMKSFSHEDAFIDYNKVQTGRQTY